From Deltaproteobacteria bacterium, the proteins below share one genomic window:
- a CDS encoding succinate dehydrogenase, with the protein MANPSSFLLKRLMSITGLLPVGGFLVQHFFSNSYVFISPEAYNEHTKFLVSLPMVVLIEALLIYFPILLHAVLGVAIIYRGENNFTSYSFFRNWMFFFQRVTGFLALIFIATHSYTTRIKTGLAGEEMTFNYMVDILKQPLWFWFYFVGVLSAVFHFCNGIWSFFVTWGITVGPKAQRVSSAMTMGLFVVMGIWGVGILLKFA; encoded by the coding sequence ATGGCAAATCCATCCTCGTTTCTTCTTAAGAGATTGATGTCGATCACGGGCCTTCTGCCGGTCGGCGGATTTCTGGTCCAGCATTTTTTCTCCAATTCATACGTCTTTATTTCTCCAGAGGCCTATAACGAGCATACAAAATTCTTGGTCAGTCTTCCGATGGTTGTTCTGATCGAGGCGCTTTTGATCTATTTTCCGATACTTCTTCACGCGGTTCTAGGCGTAGCCATTATTTATCGAGGAGAAAATAATTTTACGAGTTACAGTTTTTTTCGAAACTGGATGTTTTTCTTCCAGAGGGTGACCGGGTTTCTCGCCCTCATTTTTATTGCAACTCATTCTTATACGACAAGGATCAAAACAGGACTCGCCGGGGAAGAGATGACCTTTAATTATATGGTGGATATCTTGAAACAACCGCTCTGGTTTTGGTTCTATTTCGTGGGGGTCCTCTCGGCCGTTTTCCATTTCTGTAATGGGATCTGGAGTTTTTTCGTGACATGGGGGATCACAGTAGGGCCGAAGGCCCAGAGGGTTAGTTCGGCGATGACGATGGGGTTGTTTGTCGTGATGGGGATTTGGGGAGTGGGGATATTGTTGAAATTTGCTTGA
- the mdh gene encoding malate dehydrogenase, which translates to MKRPKIALIGAGQIGGILAQLAAQRELGDIVLFDVVEGVPQGKALDILESSPVDHFDVSLMGTNNYQDVKGADVVIVTAGLARKPGMSRDDLLQKNVTIMKEVAANVKEYCNGAFVIVISNPLDAMVYTMKKITGFPKNKVVGMAGVLDSSRFRTFVALELGVSVEDVTALVLGGHGDDMVPLPRYCTINGIPLPELLSKEKIDAIIKRTQLAGGEIVNLLKTGSAFFSPASSALSMAESYLRDKKRVLACAAYLDGEYGVRGYYMGVPVVIGANGVERIIELKLSPDEKKVFDASVEHVKNLVTQINL; encoded by the coding sequence GTGAAAAGACCTAAAATCGCACTCATCGGCGCCGGACAGATCGGCGGAATTTTGGCCCAACTCGCGGCCCAACGAGAGTTGGGGGATATTGTCCTTTTTGATGTCGTCGAAGGGGTGCCACAGGGAAAAGCGCTCGATATCCTCGAGAGCAGTCCGGTCGATCATTTTGATGTTTCCCTCATGGGAACCAATAACTATCAGGATGTGAAGGGGGCCGATGTCGTGATCGTCACGGCGGGGCTCGCACGAAAGCCGGGGATGAGTCGTGATGACCTCCTCCAGAAAAATGTGACGATCATGAAAGAGGTAGCGGCGAACGTTAAGGAATATTGCAACGGTGCCTTTGTGATCGTGATCTCAAACCCGCTCGACGCAATGGTCTACACAATGAAGAAGATCACCGGCTTCCCAAAGAATAAAGTCGTGGGGATGGCGGGGGTGCTTGATTCGTCTCGTTTTCGGACCTTTGTGGCACTGGAACTTGGGGTCTCGGTGGAGGATGTGACGGCGCTTGTTCTGGGAGGGCATGGGGATGATATGGTTCCTTTGCCTCGTTACTGCACCATCAATGGGATTCCTCTACCCGAACTTCTCTCGAAAGAGAAAATTGACGCGATCATCAAGAGAACTCAGCTTGCGGGAGGAGAGATCGTGAATCTCTTGAAGACCGGGAGCGCCTTTTTCTCACCGGCGTCGTCGGCGCTCTCGATGGCGGAGTCGTATCTTCGGGACAAAAAGCGTGTTCTCGCCTGCGCCGCTTATCTGGATGGTGAATATGGCGTCCGTGGTTATTACATGGGGGTTCCTGTCGTCATCGGCGCCAATGGAGTCGAGAGAATCATTGAGCTGAAGCTGAGTCCCGATGAAAAGAAAGTGTTTGACGCCAGTGTCGAACACGTTAAAAACCTCGTCACACAAATAAATCTTTAG
- the icd gene encoding NADP-dependent isocitrate dehydrogenase, with product MGEKIKISREGVLQVSDRPIIPFIEGDGTGPDIWHASQAVFDAAVEKAYRGKRKIEWREVYAGEKAQKVLGTKCPPNLLPNETLDIIREHLVAIKGPLTTPVGEGIRSLNVTLRQVLDLYVCLRPVRYFSGVPSPVKHPEKVDMVIFRENTEDIYAGVEWAEGSPEAKKVIHFLQNEMGVKKIRFPETSGIGIKPVSREGTERLVRAALRYALKKKRKSLTLVHKGNIMKFTEGAFRNWGYELAKREFRDQVVTWEESGGKSDGRLMMKDAIADNFLQQILTRPDEYEVIATLNLNGDYISDALAAQVGGIGIAPGGNINYDTGCAIFEATHGTAPKYAGQDKVNPGSVILSGVMMLEYLGWQEAADLITQALAKTIAQKKVTYDFHRQMEGATLVSCSGFGKAIVENM from the coding sequence TGCGGCGGTGGAGAAGGCCTATCGAGGGAAACGGAAGATTGAGTGGCGTGAGGTCTATGCCGGTGAAAAGGCTCAAAAGGTCCTTGGAACCAAGTGCCCGCCGAATCTTCTTCCCAACGAGACGCTCGATATTATCCGCGAACATCTCGTTGCGATCAAAGGTCCCTTAACGACGCCGGTCGGTGAGGGGATCCGGAGTCTCAATGTCACGCTTCGACAGGTGCTCGATCTTTACGTCTGTCTCCGACCGGTCCGTTATTTTTCTGGTGTCCCGTCCCCGGTAAAACATCCCGAAAAGGTCGATATGGTGATCTTTCGGGAGAATACCGAAGACATCTATGCCGGCGTTGAGTGGGCTGAGGGATCTCCAGAGGCGAAAAAGGTCATTCATTTTTTACAAAACGAAATGGGGGTCAAAAAGATCCGTTTTCCGGAGACCTCGGGAATCGGGATCAAGCCGGTCTCTCGTGAAGGGACCGAGCGTCTTGTGAGGGCGGCCCTCCGTTACGCCCTGAAGAAGAAGAGAAAGAGTCTTACGCTCGTGCACAAGGGGAATATCATGAAATTTACCGAGGGGGCGTTTCGGAACTGGGGCTATGAGCTTGCGAAGCGGGAGTTTCGGGATCAGGTAGTGACGTGGGAGGAGTCCGGGGGGAAATCGGACGGACGTCTCATGATGAAGGACGCCATCGCCGACAATTTCCTCCAACAGATCCTGACGCGGCCCGATGAGTATGAGGTGATTGCGACACTGAATCTCAATGGGGATTATATCAGTGATGCCTTGGCGGCACAGGTTGGGGGGATCGGAATCGCCCCAGGTGGCAACATCAATTATGATACCGGCTGCGCGATCTTCGAGGCGACGCATGGGACCGCTCCGAAATATGCAGGACAAGATAAAGTCAATCCGGGATCGGTCATTCTCTCGGGGGTGATGATGTTGGAGTATCTCGGCTGGCAAGAGGCGGCTGATCTCATCACGCAGGCACTGGCAAAGACAATCGCCCAAAAGAAGGTCACGTATGATTTTCATCGTCAGATGGAAGGGGCGACGCTGGTCTCGTGTTCCGGGTTTGGGAAGGCGATTGTGGAGAATATGTAA
- a CDS encoding SDR family oxidoreductase codes for MFQSDLLKNKTILITGGGTGLGKSMALRFAELGANIAITGRREEVLKEASREIGKKGTKVFYKTSDVRNYDQVEAVFDEAEKTLGPIDILVNNAAGNFISPTEFLSPNGFNAIVGIVLNGSFHCTLAAGRRWINQQRGGRVLSIAATYHSTGSAYVVPSACAKAGVVAMTRSLAVEWGKYKIRLNAIAPGPFPTEQAWKNLLPDGYEEKWKKRVPLGRTGRHEELTNLAAYLVSDYADYINGEVVTIDGGEWLSGAGEFNMLTEMTPEDWAKMAERSAKSKKK; via the coding sequence ATGTTCCAGTCAGATCTTCTTAAAAACAAAACAATCCTCATCACCGGCGGTGGAACCGGTCTCGGCAAATCGATGGCGCTTCGGTTTGCGGAACTGGGTGCCAACATTGCGATCACCGGTCGGCGTGAAGAGGTCCTGAAAGAGGCAAGTCGGGAGATCGGGAAAAAGGGGACAAAGGTTTTCTACAAAACCTCGGATGTCAGAAATTACGATCAGGTCGAGGCGGTTTTTGACGAGGCGGAAAAGACACTGGGACCGATCGATATCCTTGTGAACAATGCCGCCGGAAATTTTATCTCACCGACCGAATTTCTCTCCCCGAATGGTTTTAATGCGATTGTTGGGATTGTCCTCAACGGGAGCTTTCACTGCACGTTGGCTGCCGGACGACGTTGGATCAATCAGCAAAGGGGAGGGCGGGTACTCAGTATCGCGGCGACCTATCATTCAACAGGATCGGCCTATGTTGTTCCTTCCGCCTGTGCGAAGGCGGGCGTCGTGGCAATGACCCGCTCGCTTGCGGTGGAGTGGGGGAAATACAAGATCCGACTCAATGCGATTGCCCCTGGGCCTTTTCCGACCGAGCAGGCCTGGAAGAATCTCCTGCCCGATGGTTATGAAGAGAAGTGGAAGAAAAGAGTTCCCCTAGGCCGGACCGGTCGTCATGAGGAGTTGACGAACCTCGCCGCCTATCTTGTCTCGGACTATGCCGATTATATCAATGGGGAGGTTGTCACGATCGATGGTGGTGAATGGCTCTCCGGCGCCGGGGAATTCAACATGCTGACCGAGATGACGCCGGAGGATTGGGCGAAGATGGCTGAACGGTCTGCCAAGTCTAAAAAAAAGTAA
- the sdhB gene encoding succinate dehydrogenase iron-sulfur subunit, with product MATTITLKIKRSEVPGSGSYWEEFEIPYRPNLNVISCLMEIQKRPVNSKGEKTTPVVWDDSCLEEVCGSCTMVINGRVRQACSALVDRLSQPITIEPMSKFPTVRDLRVDRGVMFENLKRVKAWIPIDGTHNLGSGPRMNPADQQIAYELSRCMTCGCCLEACPQFNDKSDFVGAAAISQVRLFNMHPTGKLNANERLDAIMGQGGLEDCGNAQMCVEVCPKNIPLTTSIATMEWEATKRVFKKLLGS from the coding sequence ATGGCGACGACGATTACTTTAAAAATTAAACGCTCTGAGGTTCCTGGCTCTGGATCTTATTGGGAGGAATTTGAGATCCCTTATCGTCCTAATTTGAATGTCATCAGCTGTTTGATGGAGATTCAAAAGAGGCCGGTGAATTCAAAGGGGGAGAAGACAACGCCTGTTGTCTGGGATGACTCTTGTCTGGAAGAGGTCTGCGGCTCCTGTACCATGGTGATCAATGGTCGTGTGAGACAGGCCTGTTCTGCACTCGTCGATCGTCTTTCACAACCAATTACCATTGAGCCGATGAGCAAATTTCCGACAGTTCGTGATTTGAGAGTGGATCGCGGTGTCATGTTCGAAAATTTGAAACGGGTCAAGGCCTGGATTCCGATCGATGGAACCCACAACCTCGGTTCCGGACCCCGCATGAATCCTGCAGACCAGCAGATCGCTTATGAGCTCTCACGGTGTATGACTTGTGGTTGTTGTCTCGAGGCCTGTCCGCAATTTAACGACAAGTCTGATTTTGTTGGTGCCGCGGCAATCTCTCAGGTGCGTCTCTTCAATATGCATCCGACCGGGAAGCTCAATGCGAATGAACGGCTTGATGCGATCATGGGACAAGGTGGGCTCGAGGATTGCGGCAATGCCCAGATGTGCGTCGAGGTCTGCCCGAAAAACATCCCCCTCACCACTTCCATTGCCACGATGGAGTGGGAGGCAACCAAGCGGGTGTTTAAAAAACTCTTGGGTTCATAA
- the sdhA gene encoding succinate dehydrogenase flavoprotein subunit, translating to MAPKIIIVGGGLAGLSATIKVAEAGIPVQLFSVVPVRRSHSVCAQGGINAAVNTKGEGDSTWQHFDDSIYGGDFLANQTPVKNMCEVAPEIIYLLDRMGVMFNRTPEGLIDFRRFGGTLFNRTAFAGATTGQQLLYALDEQVRSFEAEGKVQKFEGWEFLSPITDDSVVCRGITAINMNTMEVRAFPADAVIICSGGPGAIYGKSTNSTICTGSAASACYQGGAFYGNGEFIQVHPTAVPGEDKLRLISESVRGEGGRVWVYKDGKPWYFLEEWYPKYGNLVPRDVATRAIFKVVYELRLGIEGRPQVYLDVSHLDPEMLKRKLEGVLEIYEKFVGDDPKKIPMRVFPAVHYSMGGLWVDFNQMTNIPGLFAAGECEYQYHGANRLGANSLISCIFGGFVAGPAAVRYAKGLGKQSDSLDASLFNAVEVREREICEELTRRDGDGINPHVIHEELGNWMTENVTVIRVNEKLRKTDDKIQELMEKYERIVLPDRGSWSNKELLFARQLKNMLALARVITIGAWRRNESRGAHFKPEFPDRDDMNWLKTTKAKSRGWKDEPEFSYEEVDVQYIKPRPRKYDVVK from the coding sequence GTGGCACCAAAAATCATCATTGTCGGTGGAGGTCTCGCGGGTCTCTCGGCGACTATCAAGGTGGCTGAGGCGGGGATCCCGGTCCAACTTTTCTCTGTTGTGCCTGTTCGACGTTCCCACTCGGTCTGTGCCCAAGGGGGAATCAATGCCGCGGTGAATACAAAGGGGGAGGGGGATTCTACCTGGCAACATTTCGATGATTCTATTTACGGTGGTGATTTTCTCGCGAACCAGACACCGGTTAAAAATATGTGCGAGGTGGCGCCGGAGATTATTTACCTCCTCGATCGGATGGGGGTGATGTTTAATCGGACACCGGAGGGTTTGATCGATTTTCGCCGTTTCGGTGGAACTCTTTTTAACCGCACCGCATTCGCCGGGGCGACGACAGGACAACAGCTTCTTTATGCCCTCGATGAGCAGGTCAGGAGTTTTGAGGCGGAAGGAAAGGTCCAGAAATTTGAGGGGTGGGAGTTCCTCTCGCCAATTACCGATGATTCTGTCGTTTGTCGTGGGATCACAGCGATCAACATGAACACGATGGAAGTTCGTGCCTTTCCCGCGGATGCGGTGATCATCTGTTCAGGAGGTCCCGGTGCCATTTATGGCAAGAGCACCAATTCCACGATCTGTACCGGTAGCGCGGCCTCTGCCTGTTATCAAGGCGGCGCTTTTTATGGGAATGGGGAGTTTATCCAGGTCCATCCGACGGCGGTTCCAGGTGAGGACAAGCTCCGGCTCATTTCAGAATCGGTTCGGGGTGAAGGGGGGCGTGTCTGGGTCTACAAGGATGGGAAGCCGTGGTACTTTCTGGAAGAATGGTATCCAAAGTATGGGAATCTTGTCCCGCGTGATGTCGCGACACGCGCGATCTTTAAGGTAGTCTATGAGCTTAGATTGGGGATTGAAGGTCGGCCACAGGTTTATCTCGACGTCTCCCATCTCGATCCGGAGATGTTAAAAAGAAAACTGGAAGGGGTCTTGGAGATTTACGAAAAATTTGTCGGTGATGACCCAAAGAAAATTCCGATGCGGGTCTTTCCTGCTGTTCACTACTCGATGGGAGGGCTTTGGGTTGATTTCAATCAGATGACAAATATCCCTGGTCTTTTTGCGGCAGGGGAGTGTGAGTATCAATACCATGGGGCGAACCGTCTCGGCGCAAATTCCCTTATCTCCTGCATTTTTGGTGGTTTCGTCGCGGGTCCTGCAGCGGTTCGTTATGCCAAGGGGCTTGGAAAACAATCGGATTCTCTCGATGCCTCCTTATTTAATGCTGTAGAGGTAAGGGAACGTGAAATTTGTGAAGAACTGACTCGTCGTGACGGTGATGGGATCAATCCCCACGTCATTCATGAGGAGCTTGGCAATTGGATGACAGAGAATGTGACGGTGATCCGGGTTAATGAAAAGCTTCGGAAGACGGATGATAAGATTCAGGAACTCATGGAAAAATACGAGAGGATCGTCTTGCCGGATCGAGGTTCATGGTCCAACAAAGAGCTTCTCTTTGCTCGACAATTAAAAAATATGTTGGCCCTGGCACGTGTCATTACGATTGGTGCTTGGAGGAGGAATGAAAGTCGCGGCGCCCACTTTAAACCGGAGTTCCCTGATCGAGATGATATGAATTGGCTCAAGACGACCAAGGCAAAATCCAGGGGTTGGAAAGATGAACCGGAATTTTCTTATGAGGAAGTCGATGTGCAGTATATTAAGCCGAGGCCTAGAAAGTATGATGTGGTGAAGTAG